The Achromobacter pestifer genome includes a region encoding these proteins:
- a CDS encoding Bug family tripartite tricarboxylate transporter substrate binding protein → MFSRNLHRAAGALFAVTTLTAAPAFAADAWKPAKPVRLLVGFAPGGSADTLARLLAEPLSQRLGQPVVVENLAGAGGNIMAYRLAQSPADGYTIGIAAAGSMAITHVLNPKGTNYKPADFTPITLAAVQPNVVIVNKDVPANNLAELKEYFQKTPTATYGTAGVGISNHLIAETMLYKLGVKVPHAAYRGAAPVITDLLGGHIAMTMDNISTAAPLASQGKVKAIAVASIKRSPQLPNVPTLDEQGLKGFDMPTWQGVFAPAGLPADVLAAYYAAMQDVLKQPALVEKMAGLGSEPVTGMTPEQFSQFLEKDRQQWADIVKAANISLEQ, encoded by the coding sequence ATGTTCAGCCGTAATCTGCATCGCGCCGCTGGCGCACTGTTCGCCGTCACCACCCTGACGGCCGCGCCGGCCTTCGCCGCCGACGCCTGGAAACCCGCCAAGCCGGTGCGCCTGCTGGTGGGCTTCGCGCCCGGCGGTTCCGCCGACACCCTGGCGCGTCTCTTGGCCGAGCCGCTGTCGCAGCGCCTGGGCCAACCCGTCGTGGTCGAAAACCTGGCCGGCGCGGGCGGCAACATCATGGCCTACCGCCTGGCCCAGTCGCCGGCCGACGGCTACACCATCGGCATCGCCGCCGCCGGTTCCATGGCCATCACGCATGTCCTGAACCCCAAGGGCACCAACTACAAGCCGGCGGATTTCACGCCCATCACGCTGGCCGCGGTGCAGCCCAACGTGGTCATCGTCAACAAGGACGTGCCGGCCAACAACCTGGCCGAACTCAAGGAATACTTCCAGAAGACGCCGACCGCCACCTACGGCACCGCCGGCGTGGGCATTTCCAACCACCTGATCGCCGAAACCATGCTGTACAAGCTGGGCGTGAAGGTGCCGCACGCCGCCTACCGCGGCGCCGCGCCCGTCATCACCGACCTGCTGGGCGGCCACATCGCCATGACGATGGACAACATCTCCACCGCCGCGCCGCTGGCCTCGCAAGGCAAGGTCAAGGCCATCGCCGTGGCCTCGATCAAGCGTTCGCCGCAGCTGCCCAACGTGCCGACGCTGGACGAGCAGGGCCTGAAGGGTTTCGACATGCCGACCTGGCAAGGCGTGTTCGCACCCGCCGGCCTGCCCGCCGACGTGCTGGCCGCCTACTACGCGGCCATGCAGGACGTGCTGAAGCAGCCGGCGCTGGTCGAGAAAATGGCCGGCCTGGGTTCCGAGCCGGTCACCGGCATGACGCCTGAGCAGTTCAGCCAGTTCCTGGAGAAGGACCGCCAGCAATGGGCCGACATCGTCAAGGCGGCCAACATCAGCCTGGAGCAGTAA
- a CDS encoding zinc-ribbon domain-containing protein: MGILKHLLGGQGSRHGYGGRHGYDGHRGGSHGNPPQSAPSHAAGVACNNCGAAQPAGSRYCSQCGASLAAAACPQCRTALAPGASFCGQCGTAVARTVQP, translated from the coding sequence ATGGGCATACTGAAGCATCTGTTGGGCGGACAGGGCAGCCGCCATGGCTACGGCGGCCGTCATGGCTATGATGGCCATCGGGGTGGCTCCCACGGCAATCCGCCGCAAAGCGCTCCCTCGCATGCCGCGGGCGTGGCCTGCAATAATTGCGGCGCGGCGCAGCCCGCGGGCAGCCGGTATTGTTCGCAATGCGGTGCCTCGCTTGCGGCGGCCGCATGTCCCCAGTGTCGTACCGCTCTTGCTCCAGGAGCGAGCTTCTGCGGACAGTGCGGCACCGCAGTCGCGCGCACGGTTCAGCCCTAA
- a CDS encoding cation diffusion facilitator family transporter, translated as MSDSHQHGDVRALPESRLWIAFALTGTFMLVEVAGGMITGSLALISDAMHMLTDAMALLLALVAIRAGRKAADLMRTYGYARFEILAAAVNALVLLGVAFYILYEAYQRLSAPQEIQSLGMLAVAVVGLVVNLISMRLLAGAKDESLNVKGAYLEVWADMLGSIGVIVGAALIWFTGWRWVDSALAVGIGFMVFPRTWVLLRECVNILLEGVPPGMSLQAVRAAIAGTAGVASIHDIHLWAVTQSNPMLTGHVVLAAGADGEQVRCAIEARLQEDFDLHHTTLQMEREDRSAVEHIH; from the coding sequence ATGAGCGATAGCCATCAGCACGGCGACGTGCGCGCCTTGCCCGAATCCCGCCTCTGGATCGCCTTTGCCTTGACCGGCACGTTCATGCTGGTGGAGGTGGCCGGCGGGATGATCACAGGCAGCCTGGCGTTGATCTCCGATGCCATGCACATGCTGACCGACGCCATGGCCCTGCTGCTGGCGCTGGTGGCGATACGCGCCGGCCGCAAGGCGGCGGACCTGATGCGTACCTACGGCTACGCCCGCTTCGAGATCCTGGCGGCGGCGGTCAATGCGCTGGTGCTGCTGGGCGTCGCGTTCTACATCCTGTACGAGGCCTACCAGCGCTTGTCGGCGCCGCAGGAGATACAGTCGCTGGGGATGCTGGCGGTCGCCGTGGTTGGGCTGGTCGTCAACCTGATCTCCATGCGTCTCTTGGCAGGCGCCAAGGACGAAAGCCTGAACGTGAAGGGCGCTTATCTGGAAGTATGGGCCGACATGCTGGGCTCGATCGGCGTGATCGTCGGCGCCGCGCTCATCTGGTTCACGGGCTGGCGCTGGGTGGATTCCGCGCTGGCGGTGGGCATAGGCTTCATGGTGTTCCCGCGCACGTGGGTGCTGCTGCGCGAATGCGTGAACATCCTGCTCGAAGGCGTCCCGCCGGGCATGAGCCTGCAGGCGGTGCGCGCCGCCATCGCCGGCACGGCAGGGGTAGCCTCCATCCACGACATCCATCTGTGGGCGGTGACGCAGAGCAATCCGATGCTGACGGGCCACGTGGTGCTGGCGGCCGGGGCCGACGGCGAACAGGTGCGCTGCGCCATCGAAGCCCGCTTGCAGGAGGATTTCGACCTGCACCATACGACGCTGCAGATGGAGCGCGAGGATCGCTCGGCGGTGGAGCACATCCACTGA
- the coaBC gene encoding bifunctional phosphopantothenoylcysteine decarboxylase/phosphopantothenate--cysteine ligase CoaBC has translation MLDLARKRIVLGLTGGIACYKIAELVRRMTEQGATVDVVMTEAATHFITPVTMQALSGRPVFVDAWDARVPNNMAHIDLTRGADAVLIAPASADFMAKLAHGMADDLLSTLCLARACPLLVAPAMNREMWANPATQRNVEQLRADGISVLGPAAGEQACGETGDGRMLEAHELLTDLIAFFQPKLLAGRHVLLTAGPTSEPVDPVRVLSNRSSGKTGYALARAAREAGARVTLITGATFLQVPRGVTALSVTTARQMHDAVMASAADADIFIAVAAVADWRVKNVSNQKLKKTSEGGGAPVMEFEPNPDILAEVAKLPNGPWCVGFAAETEKLAEHAEAKRTRKGIPLLVGNLAHKVMDADTTELVLFDEQGTHPLPAADKLDAARRLIAEIAARLPE, from the coding sequence ATGCTCGACCTCGCCCGCAAACGCATCGTCCTCGGCCTGACCGGCGGCATCGCCTGCTACAAAATCGCCGAACTGGTGCGGCGCATGACCGAACAAGGCGCCACCGTCGACGTGGTGATGACCGAGGCGGCCACGCACTTCATCACACCGGTCACCATGCAGGCCCTGTCGGGCCGGCCGGTGTTCGTGGATGCCTGGGATGCCCGCGTGCCCAACAACATGGCGCACATCGACCTGACGCGCGGCGCGGACGCGGTGCTGATCGCGCCCGCCAGCGCCGACTTCATGGCCAAGCTGGCGCACGGCATGGCCGACGACCTGCTGTCCACGCTGTGCCTGGCGCGTGCCTGTCCCCTGCTGGTCGCTCCCGCCATGAACCGCGAGATGTGGGCCAACCCGGCCACCCAACGCAACGTCGAACAGCTGCGCGCCGACGGCATCAGCGTGCTGGGCCCCGCCGCCGGCGAACAGGCCTGCGGCGAAACCGGCGACGGCCGCATGCTGGAAGCGCATGAACTGCTGACCGACCTGATCGCCTTCTTCCAGCCCAAGCTGCTGGCCGGCCGCCACGTGCTGCTGACCGCCGGCCCCACCTCGGAACCCGTGGATCCGGTGCGCGTGCTGAGCAACCGCTCATCGGGCAAGACGGGCTACGCGCTGGCGCGCGCCGCGCGCGAGGCCGGCGCCCGCGTCACGCTGATCACCGGCGCCACCTTCCTGCAGGTGCCCCGCGGCGTCACCGCGCTGTCGGTCACCACCGCGCGCCAGATGCACGACGCGGTCATGGCCAGCGCGGCCGATGCCGACATCTTCATCGCCGTGGCCGCGGTGGCGGACTGGCGCGTGAAGAACGTCAGCAACCAGAAGCTGAAGAAAACCAGCGAAGGCGGCGGCGCGCCCGTGATGGAATTCGAACCCAATCCGGACATCCTGGCCGAAGTGGCCAAGCTGCCCAATGGCCCCTGGTGCGTGGGCTTCGCCGCCGAAACCGAAAAGCTGGCCGAACATGCCGAGGCCAAGCGCACGCGCAAGGGCATTCCGCTGCTGGTCGGCAACCTGGCGCACAAGGTCATGGACGCGGACACCACCGAACTGGTGCTGTTTGACGAGCAAGGCACGCATCCCCTGCCCGCCGCCGACAAGCTGGACGCGGCGCGCCGACTGATCGCCGAAATCGCAGCCCGGCTACCCGAATAA
- the lspA gene encoding signal peptidase II: MARASEPGATGATAPARAAPARVGGWLALALLIIVLDQLTKIYFNTSFQYGERVNVLPVFDFTLMYNRGAAFSFLASEEGWQRWLFTGLGCVAAVVITIILRRTHGQPRFSLALTLILGGAIGNVIDRVVYGHVVDFLLFYWNDSYFPAFNLADVGISCGAVLLVLDELLRGRKAKTQA, translated from the coding sequence ATGGCTCGCGCCTCCGAACCGGGAGCGACGGGCGCCACCGCCCCCGCCCGCGCCGCCCCGGCGCGCGTGGGCGGCTGGCTGGCCCTGGCCTTGCTCATCATCGTGCTGGACCAGCTGACCAAGATCTACTTCAACACCTCGTTCCAGTACGGCGAGCGTGTCAACGTGCTGCCGGTCTTCGACTTCACGCTGATGTACAACCGCGGCGCCGCGTTCAGCTTCCTGGCGTCCGAGGAAGGCTGGCAGCGCTGGCTGTTCACCGGCCTGGGCTGCGTGGCGGCGGTGGTCATCACCATCATCCTGCGCCGCACCCATGGCCAGCCGCGTTTCAGCCTGGCGCTGACCCTGATCCTGGGCGGCGCCATCGGCAACGTCATCGACCGCGTGGTCTATGGCCACGTGGTGGACTTCCTGCTGTTCTACTGGAATGACTCCTACTTTCCCGCCTTCAACCTGGCGGACGTGGGCATCAGCTGCGGCGCCGTGCTGCTGGTGCTGGACGAACTCCTGCGCGGCCGCAAGGCCAAGACCCAGGCCTGA
- the ileS gene encoding isoleucine--tRNA ligase, whose translation MDYKKTLNLPDTSFPMRGDLAKREPAWISQWEENHVYQAIRAASRGRPRFVLHDGPPYANGDIHIGHAVNKILKDIIVKSRNMAGYDAHYVPGWDCHGMPIEIQIEKKYGKHLPVAEVQSKARAYALEQIDRQRKDFKRLGVLGEWDRPYMTMNFSNEADEIRALGRILDKGYVFRGLKPVNWCFDCGSALAEAEVEYADRVDPAVDVAFPFAEHAKLASAFGLESVDDGAIVIWTTTPWTIPSNQALNLHPEIEYALVRVSPVPKFGPLLLIAKERVEACLKAWNLEGEIIATAPGAALSGIEFRHPLAQFNAAYDRKSPAYLGDYVTADSGTGVVHSAPAYGIEDFVSCKEHGMKDTDFISPVMGDGKYADSLALFGGLSIWDANPKIVEALTEAGALMHVEKHKHSYMHCWRHKTPIIYRATSQWFAGMDVAPKDGSPTLRESALAGIDATAFYPAWGRARLHSMIANRPDWTLSRQRQWGTPMAFFVHKETGELHPRTSELLEQVAQRVEQGGIEAWQTLDPRELLGDEADQYEKNRDTLDVWFDSGSTHATVLGGKDGDFAGSHGAELAWPADLYLEGSDQHRGWFHSSLLTGCMLYGQPPYKALLTHGFVVDGQGRKMSKSVGNVIAPQKVSDSLGAEILRLWVASTDYSGELSISDEILKRVVEGYRRIRNTLRFLLANLADFDAVTQAVPYGELFEIDRYALAMTAQMQAEVQANYERYDFHPAVSRLQNFCSEDLGAFYLDILKDRLYTSAVDSRARRSAQTALLDITQTLLKLMAPILSFTAEEAWKELVNSALKNQADAARTTIFTEVYHALPPFADADALSAKWARLRAIRAEVQRKLEEVRTAGDIGSSLQAEVDLYANGADQELLASLGDDLRFVLIVSRATVHASEGETRIEVTPSTHKKCERCWHWRLDVGQDADHPEICGRCVSNLFGSGEARDKA comes from the coding sequence ATGGACTATAAAAAGACCCTCAACCTGCCCGATACCTCCTTCCCCATGCGGGGCGACCTTGCCAAGCGCGAGCCCGCCTGGATTTCGCAGTGGGAGGAAAACCACGTCTACCAGGCGATCCGCGCCGCCAGCCGCGGCCGGCCGCGCTTCGTGCTGCACGACGGCCCGCCCTACGCCAACGGCGACATCCACATCGGCCACGCGGTCAACAAGATCCTGAAGGACATCATCGTCAAGAGCCGCAACATGGCCGGCTATGACGCGCATTACGTGCCGGGCTGGGACTGTCACGGCATGCCGATCGAAATCCAGATCGAAAAGAAATACGGCAAGCACCTGCCCGTGGCCGAAGTGCAGTCCAAGGCCCGCGCCTACGCGCTCGAGCAGATCGACCGCCAGCGCAAGGACTTCAAGCGCCTGGGCGTGCTGGGCGAGTGGGATCGTCCCTACATGACGATGAACTTCAGCAATGAAGCCGACGAAATCCGCGCGCTGGGCCGCATCCTGGACAAGGGCTACGTGTTCCGCGGCCTGAAGCCCGTGAACTGGTGTTTCGACTGCGGCTCGGCCCTGGCCGAAGCCGAGGTCGAGTACGCCGACCGCGTCGACCCGGCGGTGGACGTGGCCTTCCCGTTCGCCGAACACGCCAAGCTGGCCAGCGCCTTCGGCCTGGAATCGGTGGACGATGGCGCCATCGTCATCTGGACCACCACGCCCTGGACCATTCCGTCCAACCAGGCGCTGAACCTGCATCCCGAAATCGAATACGCGCTGGTGCGCGTGTCCCCGGTCCCCAAGTTCGGCCCCCTGCTGCTGATCGCCAAGGAGCGCGTCGAAGCCTGCCTGAAGGCCTGGAACCTGGAAGGCGAAATCATCGCCACCGCCCCGGGCGCGGCGCTGTCGGGCATCGAATTCCGCCATCCGCTGGCGCAGTTCAACGCCGCCTACGACCGCAAGTCGCCCGCCTACCTGGGCGACTACGTGACGGCCGATTCCGGCACCGGCGTGGTGCACTCGGCGCCGGCCTACGGCATCGAGGACTTCGTGTCGTGCAAGGAGCACGGCATGAAGGACACCGACTTCATCAGCCCGGTCATGGGCGACGGCAAGTACGCGGACAGCCTGGCGCTGTTCGGCGGCCTGTCCATCTGGGACGCCAACCCCAAGATCGTCGAGGCGCTGACCGAAGCCGGCGCCCTGATGCACGTGGAAAAGCACAAGCACAGCTACATGCACTGCTGGCGCCACAAGACCCCCATCATCTACCGCGCCACCAGCCAGTGGTTCGCCGGCATGGACGTGGCGCCCAAGGACGGCAGCCCGACCCTGCGCGAATCGGCGCTGGCCGGCATCGACGCCACGGCCTTCTACCCGGCCTGGGGCCGCGCCCGCCTGCATTCCATGATTGCCAACCGTCCGGACTGGACCCTGTCGCGCCAGCGCCAGTGGGGCACGCCGATGGCCTTCTTCGTGCACAAGGAAACCGGCGAGCTGCATCCGCGCACTTCCGAACTGCTGGAACAGGTGGCGCAGCGCGTCGAGCAAGGCGGCATCGAAGCCTGGCAGACGCTGGATCCGCGCGAGCTGCTGGGCGACGAAGCCGACCAGTACGAAAAGAACCGCGACACGCTGGACGTGTGGTTCGACTCGGGCAGCACCCATGCCACGGTGCTAGGCGGCAAGGACGGCGACTTCGCCGGCTCGCATGGCGCTGAACTCGCCTGGCCCGCCGATCTGTACCTGGAAGGCTCGGACCAGCACCGCGGCTGGTTCCATTCGTCGCTCCTGACCGGCTGCATGCTTTACGGCCAACCGCCCTACAAGGCCCTGCTCACGCACGGCTTCGTGGTGGACGGCCAGGGCCGCAAGATGAGCAAGTCGGTGGGCAACGTGATCGCCCCGCAAAAGGTGTCCGACTCCCTGGGCGCGGAAATCCTGCGCCTGTGGGTGGCCTCCACCGACTACTCGGGCGAACTGTCCATCTCGGACGAGATCTTGAAGCGCGTGGTCGAAGGCTACCGCCGCATCCGCAACACGCTGCGCTTCCTGCTGGCCAACCTGGCCGACTTCGACGCCGTGACGCAAGCCGTGCCCTACGGCGAACTCTTCGAGATCGACCGCTACGCGCTGGCCATGACGGCGCAGATGCAGGCGGAAGTCCAGGCCAATTACGAACGCTACGACTTCCACCCGGCCGTTTCGCGCCTGCAGAACTTCTGCTCGGAAGACCTGGGCGCGTTCTACCTGGACATCCTGAAGGACCGCCTGTACACCTCGGCCGTGGACAGCCGCGCGCGCCGCTCGGCCCAGACGGCCCTGCTGGACATCACGCAGACGCTGCTCAAGCTAATGGCGCCGATCCTGTCCTTCACGGCAGAGGAAGCCTGGAAGGAACTGGTCAACTCGGCCCTGAAGAACCAGGCCGACGCCGCCCGCACCACGATCTTCACCGAGGTCTACCACGCCCTGCCGCCGTTCGCGGACGCAGACGCCCTGTCGGCCAAGTGGGCCCGCCTGCGCGCCATCCGCGCCGAAGTCCAGCGCAAGCTGGAAGAAGTGCGCACGGCCGGCGACATCGGTTCCTCGCTGCAAGCCGAAGTGGACCTGTACGCCAATGGCGCCGACCAGGAACTCCTGGCCAGCCTGGGCGACGACCTGCGCTTCGTGCTGATCGTCTCGCGCGCCACCGTGCATGCCAGCGAAGGCGAGACCCGCATCGAGGTCACGCCGTCCACGCACAAGAAGTGCGAGCGCTGCTGGCACTGGCGCCTGGATGTGGGCCAGGACGCGGATCACCCCGAGATCTGCGGCCGCTGCGTGTCCAACCTGTTCGGCTCGGGCGAAGCCCGCGACAAGGCTTGA
- a CDS encoding bifunctional riboflavin kinase/FAD synthetase: MKPSLRIYRSLPPPDRRAPCALTIGNFDGVHRGHQAMLARVCQVARDRNLTPAVMTFEPHPREYFATLNQRPELAPTRISGLRDKLAALARYGITQVVVERFNARLAEMSANAFIEQLLVQGLHAKWLLVGEDFRFGHKRSGDIDLLREAGLRHGFEVQTLADVTDQQGHRISSSEVRTALAVGDLERARHLLGHPYHISGHVIHGQKLGRTLGFPTMNLRVAERCAARSGIYVVQVYGLADRPLPAVASLGVRPTVEDRGRVLLESHLLDETVDAYGKLVRVEFLQKLRDEEKFPDLPSLTAAIAEDARNARAYFAVHGL; encoded by the coding sequence GTGAAACCATCGCTGCGCATCTATCGATCCCTGCCCCCGCCCGACCGGCGCGCCCCTTGCGCGCTGACGATCGGCAATTTCGACGGCGTCCACCGCGGACACCAGGCCATGCTGGCGCGCGTCTGCCAAGTCGCGCGCGACCGCAACCTGACGCCCGCCGTGATGACCTTCGAGCCGCATCCGCGGGAGTATTTCGCCACCCTCAACCAACGCCCGGAATTGGCGCCCACCCGCATTTCGGGGTTGCGCGACAAGCTGGCGGCGCTGGCTCGCTACGGCATCACCCAGGTCGTGGTGGAGCGCTTCAACGCCCGCCTGGCCGAAATGTCGGCCAACGCCTTCATCGAACAACTGCTGGTCCAGGGTCTGCACGCCAAATGGCTGCTGGTGGGCGAGGATTTCCGCTTCGGCCACAAGCGCAGCGGCGACATCGACCTGCTGCGCGAGGCCGGCCTGCGCCATGGCTTCGAGGTGCAGACGCTGGCTGACGTGACGGACCAGCAAGGCCACCGGATATCCAGTTCCGAGGTGCGCACCGCGCTGGCGGTGGGCGACCTGGAACGCGCCCGCCACCTGCTGGGCCACCCGTACCACATCAGCGGCCACGTGATCCACGGCCAGAAGCTGGGCCGCACGCTGGGCTTTCCCACCATGAACCTGCGGGTGGCGGAGCGCTGCGCCGCGCGCTCGGGCATTTACGTGGTGCAGGTCTACGGCCTGGCCGACCGGCCGCTGCCGGCGGTCGCCAGCCTGGGCGTGCGCCCCACCGTCGAAGACCGCGGCCGCGTGCTGTTGGAGTCGCACCTGCTCGACGAGACCGTCGACGCTTACGGTAAACTCGTACGCGTCGAATTCCTGCAAAAGCTGCGGGACGAAGAAAAATTTCCTGACCTCCCTTCCCTGACTGCCGCCATCGCCGAAGACGCGCGAAACGCGCGCGCCTATTTTGCCGTTCATGGACTATAA
- the purN gene encoding phosphoribosylglycinamide formyltransferase → MSTTKRRIVILISGRGSNMQALAEACRNEGWPAEVAAVIASKPDAAGLEWAAQQGIPTGALYHKDYASREAFDAALAAEIDRYEPDYVILAGFMRVLTPGFVNHYAGRLVNIHPSLLPAFPGLHTHAQALATGVRVHGCTVHFVTPVLDHGPIIAQGCVPVLAEDTPEALAERVLAVEHQAFPAAVRWLAEGRVTLTSDLRVNVQGNPDRLFAWSPAA, encoded by the coding sequence ATATCTACCACCAAGCGCCGCATCGTCATCCTGATCTCGGGACGCGGCAGCAATATGCAGGCATTGGCCGAGGCCTGCCGCAATGAGGGCTGGCCGGCCGAAGTCGCCGCCGTCATCGCCAGCAAGCCCGACGCCGCGGGCCTGGAGTGGGCGGCCCAGCAGGGCATCCCCACTGGCGCGCTGTATCACAAGGACTACGCCAGCCGCGAAGCCTTCGATGCCGCGCTGGCCGCCGAAATCGACCGCTACGAACCCGATTACGTCATCCTGGCGGGTTTCATGCGCGTGCTGACGCCGGGCTTCGTCAATCACTATGCCGGCCGGCTGGTCAACATTCATCCCTCGCTGCTGCCGGCGTTTCCGGGGCTGCACACGCATGCCCAGGCGTTGGCCACGGGAGTGCGGGTGCACGGCTGCACCGTGCATTTCGTCACGCCGGTGCTGGATCACGGTCCCATCATCGCCCAGGGCTGCGTGCCGGTTCTGGCGGAAGATACGCCCGAAGCGCTGGCCGAACGCGTGCTGGCGGTGGAGCATCAGGCTTTTCCGGCCGCGGTGCGTTGGCTCGCCGAAGGCCGAGTTACCCTGACCAGCGACCTCAGGGTGAACGTGCAAGGCAATCCCGATCGCCTTTTCGCCTGGTCGCCGGCCGCCTGA
- a CDS encoding RsmB/NOP family class I SAM-dependent RNA methyltransferase — protein sequence MQRVLGEILQWTYPADAALSHWLRHHPNLGARDRSEVAEAVYDVLRHLRRYRQFGESGVGPASRRLAILGLAATLGAEALTDGMDAAEAEWLQRVSQIDLATLPRAVRGSIPDWLDERLGAMDSPETLIEALNRQASLDLRVNPLKVERDAMLTELQQGAGRYEPVAMPYSPWGIRMQGRPAINRWPQFENGSIEVQDEGSQLLALLVAPRRGEMIIDFCAGAGGKTLLLGALMRSTGRLYAFDVSAARLARAKPRFARSGLSNVVPVVIDSENDARVKRLAGKAQRVLVDAPCSGIGTLRRNPDLKWRQHPEALAELGQLQERILNSAARCVAPGGRLVYATCSLLAEENEVQAERFLASHPDFERLDAAEILAARLENLKLDGPYVQLRPDVHGTDGFFAAVFERKKKGAAAGAGEAADAGEAEAEMPAEAPAEDAAAGPQDQPD from the coding sequence GTGCAGCGCGTCCTGGGTGAAATCCTGCAGTGGACGTATCCGGCCGACGCGGCCCTGTCGCACTGGCTGCGCCACCACCCCAATCTAGGCGCGCGCGACCGTTCCGAAGTCGCTGAAGCCGTCTACGACGTGCTGCGCCATCTGCGTCGCTATCGCCAGTTCGGCGAAAGCGGCGTCGGCCCGGCCTCGCGCCGCCTGGCCATCCTGGGCCTGGCCGCGACGCTGGGCGCCGAGGCGCTGACCGATGGCATGGACGCCGCCGAAGCCGAATGGCTGCAGCGCGTGTCGCAGATCGACCTGGCGACCTTGCCGCGCGCGGTGCGTGGCAGCATTCCGGACTGGCTGGACGAGCGCCTGGGCGCCATGGACAGCCCCGAAACCCTGATCGAGGCGCTGAACCGCCAGGCCAGCCTGGACCTGCGCGTCAACCCGCTCAAGGTCGAGCGCGACGCCATGCTGACCGAGTTGCAGCAGGGCGCCGGCCGCTATGAACCCGTCGCCATGCCGTATTCGCCCTGGGGCATCCGCATGCAAGGCCGCCCGGCCATCAATCGCTGGCCGCAGTTCGAGAACGGCAGCATCGAAGTGCAGGACGAGGGCAGCCAGCTGCTGGCCCTGCTGGTGGCGCCGCGTCGCGGCGAAATGATCATCGACTTCTGCGCTGGCGCCGGCGGCAAGACGCTGCTGCTGGGCGCGCTGATGCGCTCCACTGGCCGCCTGTACGCGTTCGACGTGTCCGCCGCCCGCCTGGCGCGCGCCAAGCCGCGCTTTGCGCGCAGCGGCCTGTCCAACGTGGTGCCCGTGGTCATCGACAGCGAAAACGACGCCCGCGTGAAGCGCCTGGCCGGCAAGGCCCAGCGCGTGCTGGTCGACGCCCCTTGCAGCGGCATCGGCACCCTGCGCCGCAATCCGGACCTGAAATGGCGCCAGCACCCCGAGGCGCTGGCCGAATTGGGCCAGTTGCAGGAACGCATCCTGAACAGCGCGGCGCGCTGCGTGGCCCCGGGCGGACGCCTGGTCTACGCCACGTGCAGCCTGCTGGCCGAGGAAAACGAGGTGCAGGCCGAACGCTTCCTGGCCAGCCATCCTGATTTCGAGCGCCTCGACGCCGCTGAAATCCTGGCGGCGCGCCTCGAAAACCTGAAGCTGGACGGACCTTACGTGCAGCTGCGTCCCGACGTGCACGGCACCGACGGCTTCTTTGCCGCGGTGTTCGAGCGCAAAAAGAAGGGCGCGGCAGCCGGGGCCGGTGAGGCTGCGGACGCTGGCGAGGCTGAGGCTGAAATGCCGGCCGAAGCGCCGGCCGAGGACGCCGCGGCCGGCCCGCAGGACCAGCCGGACTGA